A region of the Geminocystis sp. M7585_C2015_104 genome:
ATTGCCGCCGATGCTAGTATAATCCAGGCCATGACTAAGATTCAAAGTCATAGCACCTCCAATGTTTGCACCTTTGCCCAATATGGTGCCCTTGCCGCCTTACAATCTCCTCAGGATTGTGTTAGAGAGATGTTATCTGCCTTTGCCGAAAGGCGCAAATTCATTTACAATGCCATCAGTGGTATTGCTGGTATTAGTGCTCCCTTGCCCTATGGTGCCTTTTATGTTTTTGTAGATATTAGCTCTACTGGCCTAAAGTCTTTGGAATTCTGTGAGAGACTGCTAGAAGAGGAGAAGGTTGCCGCCATTCCTGGCATTGTTTTTGGCAACGACAATTGTATTCGTCTTTCCTATGCCACTGATATGAATTCTATTGAAAAGGGCATGAATAGATTGGCTAACTTTATCTATTCCCTTACTAGTTAAACTTATTTTTTTTTACTACAATTGCGGGCCCGACGCCCGTTTTCTCTTTTCACTTTCTCCCTCGAAATCTCTATTTTAGCCTTTCTCATCTTCTTCATGATGTCTATTCTATAATGTCGGGGATGGTGCCTTTTTACCCTAATTATCTCTCCCTGTACGCCTCTCTTTTTCTCCTTGACTATGCCTGTAATCAATTCATCCTTTCCTCTTGTCGGGACGTTATAACTCTTTGTCTCGCCTTGGCCGAAAATATCATAAGGGATGAAGATATCTTCCAGCTGTTTTCCCAGACAAGTAATTCAAGGTTTGTCGTCAATAAAAGTCGGATACCAATAGTTATTTATCCTCTGATAGTATACCGCTATGGGGACAGAAAAACACTGAGTGAGGAACTATACTATATAGGCAAAAATATGGAATATTCGGCAGAGGAAATAAACAGCTGGCTAGTCTGGGCAATATTGATTCACTTGATTTGGGGAAGGGAGATCAAAATGGGAAAAATAACACCACAGATTACAAAATACCTGGAAACTTACAAAGAAGAAGAAATAAAACCCCTGGAAGTGGTAGACATGCTAGTGGAAAAAAAATCCACCCTGAGGGAAGCAGAGGCAGTTTTGACGGAAACAGTGGATGGAAGTGAATTGGCAGTTTATCAGAGTATATATAACTTTCTTTGTCTGCCAAATAACGTAGAAAAAGGAATAATGAGAAGCACACATTTTCAAAAACAAAAAGAAGAGACAATTGCCCTCAGTAGTATAATATTGGGAATGTTTAATGGCTGGAAAGCAATTAACAAGAGATGCTGGTTTTTTCGAAACAACAGAGATAAATTAATGGAAATGAGCCAAAAACTGGTAGACAAATGGCGAGGGAAAATGCAATAATAATATAGAGCTAAAGAAGACAAAAAGCTAGCAAAACCCATGACACAAACTCCATCCACCAAAGGATATTCTGCAGAGGAGAGAAAGGCAATAGACGACAAACTATCTAAAAGACATATTGACCTGGACCCAGCAGGATACTTTATAATCTACCTGGATAGGGAAGCCGGTTTAATCTGTGCTGAACACTATACCAATATTATCAACGAAAAAGGATTGGCAGTAGACCCAGACACGGGAGAAGTAATAGCCTGTAGGGGGGGAAATGTGCGGAAACCCACTACTGTATTTAAGGGAAGGACGGCAAAAGAAATCTGTGTAAAAATATTTGAAGAAACTAAGCCCGTTCCTGTAAGTAGATTAGATCATGCGGCATATTTAGGAAGGGAATTTGTAAGGGCAGAATATGCCCTGGCTACAGGAGAAGAATACATCCAAGACTAATAGGGACATTATAAGGGGTGTGATGGGGTGTAATAATGGGTCATGCTCCACCCCATTGTATGATGTTTGTTGGCAATTTTGGCTTGTTTGACAAAGTCAATGAGAAAGACAGATAAGGATTGGGAGTGGTTGTATAGAGGAGTAGCAGAAATTTTCCCCTCCCAGGAAGAGGGAGAAGGAGAAACACTGGAAAAACTCTGCAGTCAAGGTCGCCCCTTGAGGGTAAAATTGGGAATAGACCCCACTGGTGCCGATTTACACTTGGGGCATAGTATTGCCTTCCGAAAACTTAGAGCATTTCAGGATCAAGGACACATAGCCGTAGTAATTATAGGGGATTTTACTGCCAGAATTGGAGACCCCACCGGCAAAGATAGAGTAAGAAAACAACTCACAGAAGAAGAGGTAAAACGCAACGCCGAAACCTATCTAGACCAACTTAGACCTATTCTAGACTTCGACACCCCCGGCCGTCTAGAGATTCACTACAACTCTGAGTGGCTAAGCCAACTAAATCTAGCCCAAATCCTGGAAATGTTAAGTACTATGACAGTCCAACAAATGTTGGCCAAAGAGGGGTTTAACAATCGTTACGCCCAACAAACCCCCATCTACCTCCATGAATTTCTTTACCCCCTGATGCAGGGTTATGATTCAGTAGTAGTCAAGGCAGATGTGGAGTTAGGAGGCACTGACCAAAAGTTTAACATAGCAGTGGGGAGGGATTTACAACGTTATTTTGGCCAAAAACCCCAATTTGGCGTCTTGCTGCCCATTCTCATTGGCACCGATGGGGAACAAAAAATGTCAAAGTCTCTTAACAATTACGTGGGCTTGCAGGAGGAGCCCCTTTCCATGTACTCTAAATTGGAGAAGATACCAGATGCCCTCATACCCAGTTATTTTGAACTATTAACGGATTTGCCCCTCTCACAAATCCCCGACAATCCTAGAGAGGCCCAAAAATTGTTGGCACTAACCATAACTGCCCAATACCACGGGGAAGAAGCCGCCAAGGCTGCCCAGCAGACGGCTTTAAGCATTGTCT
Encoded here:
- a CDS encoding DUF4346 domain-containing protein — encoded protein: MTQTPSTKGYSAEERKAIDDKLSKRHIDLDPAGYFIIYLDREAGLICAEHYTNIINEKGLAVDPDTGEVIACRGGNVRKPTTVFKGRTAKEICVKIFEETKPVPVSRLDHAAYLGREFVRAEYALATGEEYIQD
- a CDS encoding tyrosine--tRNA ligase — encoded protein: MRKTDKDWEWLYRGVAEIFPSQEEGEGETLEKLCSQGRPLRVKLGIDPTGADLHLGHSIAFRKLRAFQDQGHIAVVIIGDFTARIGDPTGKDRVRKQLTEEEVKRNAETYLDQLRPILDFDTPGRLEIHYNSEWLSQLNLAQILEMLSTMTVQQMLAKEGFNNRYAQQTPIYLHEFLYPLMQGYDSVVVKADVELGGTDQKFNIAVGRDLQRYFGQKPQFGVLLPILIGTDGEQKMSKSLNNYVGLQEEPLSMYSKLEKIPDALIPSYFELLTDLPLSQIPDNPREAQKLLALTITAQYHGEEAAKAAQQTALSIVSQKNMANASAVPEFSLKNITFPAKLFYILSASGLVNSSGEGKRQIQGGSIRLDGQRITDPNITFDSPEQLHNKILQLGKKKFIRLVCED